The following are encoded together in the Raineyella sp. LH-20 genome:
- a CDS encoding RNB domain-containing ribonuclease — protein sequence MPARHLNLHGVVPSALAEGVARLQSRLHIPDAFPADVLAAADEAARAPSLPTLDRTDLDLVTIDPPGSRDLDQAVHITRDGTGYLVSYAIADIAAFVRPGDPIDTEAHRRGQTFYAPHRRFPLHPPVLSEGAASLLPGEVRPALLWQIRLDSDGATVEKHVGRALVRSRAQLSYDEVQMELDTDRADDSLDLLREVGLLREEREAARGGVSLNIPEQEIEVRSPGRWRLKFRRPVRIEDWNAQISLLTGMSAARIMLDHKVGILRTLPHAEPTALSKLRRTAAALEIPWPTGQPYPEFVRTLDMQRPEDAAMGYAATMLFRGADYDAFDGTHPLLDVHAALATEYAHVTAPLRRLVDRYTEETCVALCSGRPVPEWVLAAYARLPEEMNASNNRAATFEHAIIDMTEALTLSGRVGQEFVGTVIELRGKAPERARVMINKPAVEADVVGTPQLGERLRVRLDRVDVAQGRTEFSLVEHVLGPSRPRG from the coding sequence ATGCCAGCGCGCCATCTCAACCTGCATGGCGTCGTCCCGTCCGCGCTCGCCGAGGGGGTCGCCCGCCTGCAGTCGCGGCTTCACATCCCGGATGCCTTCCCCGCCGATGTCCTGGCCGCCGCCGACGAGGCCGCCCGGGCGCCCAGCCTGCCGACCCTCGATCGTACGGACCTCGACCTGGTCACCATCGACCCGCCGGGCTCGCGCGACCTCGACCAGGCGGTCCACATCACCCGGGATGGCACCGGCTACCTGGTGTCGTACGCGATCGCTGACATCGCCGCCTTCGTCCGGCCCGGCGATCCGATCGACACCGAGGCTCATCGTCGCGGGCAGACGTTCTACGCCCCGCACCGACGGTTCCCACTGCACCCGCCCGTCCTGTCGGAGGGGGCGGCGAGCCTGCTGCCGGGCGAGGTGCGCCCGGCATTGCTGTGGCAGATCAGGTTGGACTCCGACGGGGCGACGGTGGAGAAGCATGTCGGCCGGGCCCTGGTCCGGTCCCGCGCCCAGCTCAGCTATGACGAGGTCCAGATGGAGCTGGACACCGACCGGGCGGACGACTCCCTCGACCTGCTCCGGGAGGTCGGCCTGTTGCGCGAGGAGCGTGAAGCGGCGCGCGGCGGGGTCAGCCTCAACATCCCGGAGCAGGAGATCGAGGTCCGTTCCCCCGGCCGCTGGCGGTTGAAGTTCCGTCGCCCGGTCCGGATCGAGGACTGGAACGCCCAGATCTCGCTGCTCACCGGGATGTCCGCGGCCCGGATCATGCTCGACCACAAGGTCGGCATCCTGCGTACGCTGCCGCACGCCGAGCCGACCGCGTTGTCCAAGCTGAGGCGTACGGCGGCCGCCCTGGAGATCCCCTGGCCGACCGGCCAGCCGTATCCGGAGTTCGTCCGGACCCTGGACATGCAGCGGCCCGAGGACGCGGCGATGGGGTATGCCGCAACGATGCTGTTCCGTGGCGCCGACTACGACGCGTTCGACGGGACCCATCCGCTGCTCGACGTCCACGCCGCCCTGGCCACCGAGTACGCCCACGTCACCGCACCGTTGCGTCGTCTCGTCGACCGCTACACCGAGGAGACCTGCGTGGCGCTGTGCTCCGGGCGGCCGGTGCCGGAGTGGGTGCTCGCGGCGTACGCACGCCTGCCGGAGGAGATGAACGCCTCCAACAACCGCGCCGCCACCTTCGAGCACGCGATCATCGACATGACCGAGGCACTCACCCTCTCCGGTCGGGTCGGCCAGGAGTTCGTCGGCACGGTGATCGAGCTGCGCGGGAAGGCCCCGGAGCGGGCACGGGTGATGATCAACAAGCCGGCCGTCGAGGCCGACGTGGTCGGCACCCCGCAGCTCGGCGAGCGGCTGCGGGTCCGGCTCGACCGGGTCGACGTCGCCCAGGGGCGGACGGAGTTCAGCCTCGTCGAGCACGTGCTGGGCCCCAGCCGCCCGCGCGGGTGA
- a CDS encoding magnesium and cobalt transport protein CorA yields MTWSLFPVRRPVAPGQRPPMAPGLPSPGPMDPPRTLPERRRGDWDGVDFPQEIPDSVVNWGWYVDGTRQDCESLAEATAHALADEGFVWLGLHDPDDEDMAGLARRFNLHPLAIEDAVEGHTRSKLEQFGRTLFLVVSTVAYVPQRERPETSEIVTTGQIMVFVGTGFVMTVRRGSQTSLKRLRKSMEKHPDRLLHGPASVLYGVLDTVVDDYQQVVGDFEDDVDEVEAAVFSSEGAHEVEQIYQIKRELIEFKRAVAPLGVPLHNLATRPYRAIPPEAQAYFREVADHHTEAREAIQSYDEVLSTILAASLNRLSVGQNEDMRKISAFVAIAAVPTLIAGIYGMNFDNMPELHYVYGYFILWGVIIALMGTLFVLFRRNNWL; encoded by the coding sequence ATGACCTGGTCGTTGTTCCCCGTCCGCCGCCCGGTCGCCCCGGGCCAGCGCCCTCCGATGGCCCCCGGCCTGCCGTCCCCGGGACCGATGGACCCGCCCCGTACGCTCCCGGAACGCCGGCGCGGCGACTGGGACGGCGTCGACTTCCCGCAGGAGATCCCGGACTCGGTGGTGAACTGGGGCTGGTACGTCGACGGCACCCGACAGGACTGCGAGAGCCTGGCGGAGGCCACCGCGCACGCCCTGGCCGACGAGGGGTTCGTCTGGCTCGGCCTGCACGACCCCGACGACGAGGACATGGCAGGGCTCGCCCGCCGGTTCAACCTGCACCCGCTGGCCATCGAGGACGCGGTCGAGGGCCACACCCGGTCCAAGCTGGAGCAGTTCGGCCGGACCCTGTTCCTGGTGGTCTCCACGGTGGCGTACGTGCCGCAGCGGGAACGCCCGGAGACCTCGGAGATCGTCACCACCGGTCAGATCATGGTCTTCGTCGGCACCGGCTTCGTGATGACCGTACGGCGTGGGTCACAGACCTCGCTGAAGAGGCTGCGGAAGTCCATGGAGAAGCACCCGGATCGGCTGCTGCACGGCCCGGCCTCGGTGCTCTACGGCGTGCTCGACACCGTCGTGGACGACTACCAGCAGGTCGTCGGCGACTTCGAGGACGACGTCGACGAGGTGGAGGCGGCGGTCTTCTCCTCGGAGGGGGCCCATGAGGTGGAGCAGATCTACCAGATCAAGCGTGAGCTGATCGAGTTCAAGCGGGCGGTCGCGCCGCTCGGCGTGCCACTGCACAACCTGGCCACCCGGCCGTACCGGGCGATCCCGCCGGAGGCGCAGGCGTACTTCCGTGAGGTCGCCGACCACCACACCGAGGCTCGTGAAGCGATCCAGTCGTACGACGAAGTGCTGTCCACCATCCTCGCCGCCTCGCTCAACCGGCTGTCGGTGGGCCAGAACGAGGACATGCGCAAGATCTCGGCCTTCGTCGCCATCGCTGCGGTGCCCACCCTGATCGCCGGCATCTACGGGATGAACTTCGACAACATGCCGGAACTGCACTACGTGTACGGCTATTTCATCCTCTGGGGCGTCATCATCGCCCTGATGGGCACCCTGTTCGTGCTGTTCCGGCGCAACAACTGGTTGTGA
- a CDS encoding aminopeptidase P family protein — protein sequence MGAMAEDEVTTTEKLPNRQSPFSEAFRTFIVDGWAPYSSDLPDRLPAADPAAVRRSTIGAAFPGERLVVPAGGLKVRNNDCDYRFRPHSAFAHLSGLGTDREPNAVLVLEPTDGGHEATLYFKPRAPRTDEEFYASSRYGEMWVGQRESLDEMAAMTGLACAPIDQLPAALAKNAGSTRIRIVREADAELTAQVDTLREDHGVRWTADSEQSSPDDELATALSELRLTKDAFEVDQMQLACDRTAAAFTEVVRSFPDAVAKGRGERWVEGVFGLYARHEGNAVGYDTIAAAGDHACTLHWIRNDGEVRDGDLILIDAGIEVDTLYTADITRTLPVNGRFSDAQRKVYQAVLDAADAAIAVCRPGTTFKDVHQTAITVLAERLYAWGLLPVTPEVSVSEEGGQHRRWMVHGTSHHLGIDVHDCAQARNENYRLGTLREGMVITVEPGLYFKSTDLLVPEELRGIGVRIEDDVLITADGPRVLSDTLPRRPEEIEAWMEPLLEG from the coding sequence ATGGGGGCCATGGCTGAAGACGAGGTCACCACCACCGAGAAGCTGCCGAACCGCCAGAGCCCGTTCTCCGAGGCGTTCCGCACGTTCATCGTCGACGGGTGGGCCCCGTACTCCTCCGATCTTCCGGACCGATTGCCCGCCGCGGATCCGGCGGCGGTCCGCCGCAGCACCATCGGCGCGGCCTTCCCCGGTGAGCGGCTGGTGGTCCCGGCCGGCGGCCTGAAGGTCCGCAACAACGACTGCGACTACCGGTTCCGGCCGCACTCCGCCTTCGCCCACCTGTCCGGGCTGGGCACCGACCGGGAGCCGAACGCCGTCCTGGTGCTGGAGCCCACCGACGGCGGCCACGAGGCGACGCTCTACTTCAAGCCCCGCGCCCCACGGACGGACGAGGAGTTCTACGCCAGCTCCCGCTACGGCGAGATGTGGGTCGGCCAGCGCGAGTCGCTGGACGAGATGGCGGCGATGACCGGACTGGCCTGCGCGCCGATCGACCAGCTGCCCGCGGCCCTGGCCAAGAACGCCGGCTCCACCCGGATCCGGATCGTCCGCGAGGCCGACGCCGAGCTGACCGCCCAGGTGGACACGCTGCGCGAGGACCACGGCGTCCGGTGGACGGCCGACAGCGAGCAGTCCTCCCCGGACGACGAACTGGCCACCGCCCTGTCCGAGCTGCGACTCACCAAGGACGCCTTCGAGGTCGACCAGATGCAGCTGGCCTGCGACCGCACCGCCGCCGCCTTCACCGAGGTCGTCCGTTCCTTCCCCGACGCCGTCGCCAAGGGCCGCGGGGAACGCTGGGTGGAGGGCGTCTTCGGCCTGTACGCCCGCCACGAGGGCAACGCCGTCGGCTACGACACCATCGCCGCCGCCGGTGACCATGCCTGCACCCTGCACTGGATCCGCAACGACGGCGAGGTCCGCGACGGCGACCTGATCCTGATCGACGCCGGCATCGAGGTCGACACCCTCTACACCGCCGACATCACCCGGACCCTGCCGGTGAACGGCCGGTTCAGCGACGCCCAACGGAAGGTCTACCAGGCCGTCCTCGACGCTGCGGACGCCGCCATCGCCGTCTGCCGTCCCGGCACCACCTTCAAGGACGTGCACCAGACCGCCATCACCGTCCTCGCCGAGCGCCTGTACGCCTGGGGTCTGCTGCCGGTGACGCCCGAGGTGTCGGTCTCCGAGGAGGGCGGCCAGCACCGGCGCTGGATGGTCCACGGCACCTCCCACCACCTCGGCATCGACGTGCATGACTGTGCCCAGGCCCGCAACGAGAACTACCGGCTCGGCACCCTGCGCGAGGGGATGGTCATCACCGTGGAACCCGGGCTCTACTTCAAGTCCACCGATCTGCTGGTGCCCGAGGAACTGCGCGGCATCGGCGTACGGATCGAGGACGACGTCCTGATCACCGCCGACGGCCCTCGAGTGCTCTCGGACACGCTGCCGCGCAGACCCGAGGAGATCGAGGCCTGGATGGAACCGCTGCTGGAGGGATAG
- a CDS encoding type II toxin-antitoxin system RelE/ParE family toxin has product MHVGLAVRVVAVVLPDGSCPFDEYIEGLPVRAKAALDSRLEMYSQVGRLRLTDQMNRVEASGQKSRGKRAGETLWEIKHADGPGRRLYGYRVGSTFVITHGSDKRHQKKLAAEVKLAQKYYEGWCSDVRQG; this is encoded by the coding sequence GTGCACGTCGGGCTGGCTGTCCGAGTCGTAGCGGTCGTCCTGCCGGACGGATCGTGTCCGTTCGACGAGTACATCGAAGGCCTTCCGGTACGCGCGAAGGCTGCGCTGGACAGCAGACTGGAGATGTACTCGCAGGTCGGTCGGTTGCGACTCACCGACCAGATGAATCGGGTGGAGGCCTCCGGGCAGAAGTCAAGAGGGAAGCGAGCTGGGGAGACACTGTGGGAGATCAAGCATGCCGACGGCCCGGGCCGGCGGCTCTACGGATACCGGGTGGGGAGTACGTTCGTCATCACCCATGGTTCCGACAAGCGGCATCAGAAGAAGCTTGCCGCCGAGGTCAAGCTGGCTCAGAAGTACTACGAAGGGTGGTGCAGTGATGTCCGTCAGGGATGA
- a CDS encoding zinc ribbon domain-containing protein, translating to MKAPASAQRRLLDLNKVDTTLLRLAHRRKHLPEHAEVLRIQAELATIDDELTAAETAVADGELAQRRAEADLEPVRERRARDQARIDAGDVDAKALRGLVDEAAHLDRRIGELEDLELEAMEQLEQATTVRDEVAGRRAGLDARLKEAVAARTKVAQQIDTEAKGQLAVRAGYVAEVPGDLFALYEKIRQHLGSGAAALVARRCEGCGLEANASDLRSYAAAAADDVVRCAECGRILVRTAESGL from the coding sequence ATGAAGGCCCCGGCGAGCGCACAGCGCAGGCTCCTTGACCTGAACAAGGTCGACACCACCCTCCTGCGGCTCGCGCACCGGCGGAAGCATCTGCCCGAGCATGCGGAGGTCCTGCGCATCCAGGCCGAGCTGGCCACCATCGACGACGAGCTGACCGCCGCCGAGACGGCGGTCGCCGACGGCGAACTGGCGCAGCGGCGGGCCGAGGCGGACCTGGAGCCGGTGCGGGAGCGCCGCGCGCGCGACCAGGCGCGGATCGACGCCGGGGACGTCGACGCGAAGGCCCTGCGCGGGCTGGTCGACGAGGCGGCCCACCTCGACCGGCGGATCGGGGAGCTGGAGGACCTCGAGCTGGAGGCGATGGAGCAGCTCGAGCAGGCCACCACCGTCCGCGACGAGGTGGCCGGACGCCGCGCCGGGCTGGACGCCCGGCTCAAGGAGGCGGTGGCGGCCCGGACGAAGGTCGCTCAGCAGATCGACACCGAGGCCAAGGGACAGCTGGCGGTCCGCGCCGGCTACGTGGCCGAGGTCCCGGGCGACTTGTTCGCGCTGTACGAGAAGATCCGCCAGCATCTCGGCTCGGGGGCGGCCGCCCTGGTGGCCCGCCGCTGCGAGGGGTGCGGATTGGAGGCCAACGCCTCGGACCTGCGGTCGTACGCCGCGGCCGCCGCCGATGACGTGGTGCGGTGCGCCGAGTGCGGCCGGATCCTGGTCCGCACCGCGGAGTCCGGCCTCTGA